One region of Juglans regia cultivar Chandler chromosome 4, Walnut 2.0, whole genome shotgun sequence genomic DNA includes:
- the LOC109006370 gene encoding probable alpha,alpha-trehalose-phosphate synthase [UDP-forming] 7 translates to MMSRSYTNLLDLASGNFPVMGREKKRLPRVMTVPGVISELDDDQANSVTSDVPSSVVLDRVIIVANQLPVKAKRRPDNKGWSFSWDDDSLLLQLKDGLPEDMEVLYVGSLRVDVDSSEQDDVSQLLLDRFKCVPAFLPADILSKFYHGFCKQHLWPLFHYMLPFSASHGGRFDRSLWEAYVAANKIFSQRVIEILNPEDDYVWIHDYHLMVLPTFLRRRFNRLRMGFFLHSPFPSSEIYRTLPVREEILKALLNSDLIGFHTFDYARHFLSCCSRMLGLEYQSKRGYIGMEYYGRTVGIKIMPVGIHMGQIESILGLADKEWRVGELKQQFEGKTVLLGVDDMDVFKGVNLKLLAMEQMLMQHPKWRGKAVLVQIANPARGRGKDIEEIQDEIHTSCKRINENFSQPGYEPIVFVDRPVTVSERAVYYTIAECVVVTAVRDGMNLTPYEYIVCRQGVSGSESSSEFNGPKKSMLVVSEFIGCSPSLSGAIRVNPWNIDATAEAMHEAISMADSEKQLRHEKHYRYVSTHDVAYWSRSFFQDMERTCKDHFRRRCWGIGLSFGFRVVALDPNFRKLSIDAIVSAYSRSRNRAILLDYDGTVMPQTSINKTPSQEVLSIINMLCGDIKNVVFVVSGRGRESLGKWFSPCQKLGIAAEHGYFMRWPAEESWETCGQSNDSGWIQIAEPVMKLYTESTDGSYIEHKESALVWHHRDADPGFGSSQAKEMLDHLESVLANEPVAVKSGQFIVEVKPQGVSKGVVAEKILSAMAENGKQADFILCIGDDRSDEDMFEIIGNAMNSGVLSSSTSVFACTVGQKPSKAKYYLDDTSDVINMLDALAEASDSPSETTLFSLTDEAGS, encoded by the exons ATGATGTCGAGATCGTATACCAATCTTTTAGATCTGGCCTCCGGGAACTTTCCCGTCATGGGTCGTGAAAAAAAGCGTCTTCCACGTGTAATGACCGTTCCGGGGGTCATTTCTGAGCTTGATGATGATCAGGCCAATAGTGTGACATCAGACGTTCCATCCTCTGTCGTTCTGGACCGGGTCATTATCGTTGCTAATCAGCTCCCAGTGAAAGCTAAGCGTAGACCTGATAATAAAGGGTGGAGTTTCAGTTGGGATGACGACTCTTTGTTATTACAGCTCAAGGATGGCTTGCCTGAAGATATGGAGGTTTTGTATGTTGGGTCATTGAGGGTGGATGTGGATTCCAGTGAACAAGATGATGTCTCGCAGCTTTTGTTGGATAGGTTCAAGTGCGTCCCTGCTTTTTTACCTGCTGATATTTTGTCGAAGTTTTATCATGGGTTTTGTAAACAGCATTTGTGGCCGCTCTTTCATTACATGCTTCCCTTCTCGGCAAGTCATGGTGGACGATTTGATCGGTCTCTATGGGAGGCATATGTGGCAGCAAATAAGATTTTCTCACAGAGGGTGATCGAGATTCTGAACCCAGAGGATGACTACGTTTGGATTCATGACTACCATTTGATGGTGCTGCCTACCTTCTTGAGGAGGAGATTTAATAGACTGAGAATGGGGTTTTTTCTCCACAGTCCATTTCCTTCATCAGAGATATATAGGACTCTGCCAGTGAGAGAGGAGATCCTTAAGGCACTTTTGAATTCAGATCTAATTGGCTTCCACACTTTTGATTATGCTCGGCATTTCCTGTCTTGTTGTAGTCGAATGTTGGGTTTGGAGTATCAGTCGAAAAGAGGTTATATTGGAATGGAATACTATGGAAGGACTGTGGGGATAAAAATCATGCCAGTTGGGATTCACATGGGGCAAATTGAATCTATTTTGGGGCTTGCAGATAAGGAGTGGAGGGTGGGGGAGCTAAAACAACAGTTTGAAGGTAAAACTGTGCTACTAGGGGTTGATGATATGGACGTCTTCAAAGGTGTCAATTTGAAATTGTTGGCTATGGAACAGATGTTGATGCAGCACCCGAAGTGGCGAGGAAAGGCAGTTTTGGTACAGATTGCAAACCCTGCCAGGGGAAGAGGGAAAGATATCGAGGAAATACAGGATGAAATACACACTAGCTGCAAGAGGATTAATGAAAATTTTAGCCAACCTGGTTATGAACCGATTGTCTTTGTAGATAGGCCAGTTACCGTCAGTGAACGAGCAGTATACTACACCATTGCTGAGTGTGTTGTGGTcacagctgtgagagatgggaTGAATCTTACACCTTATGAGTACATTGTTTGCAGGCAAGGCGTTTCTGGGTCAGAGTCAAGTTCGGAATTTAATGGGCCCAAGAAGAGCATGCTAGTAGTATCAGAATTCATTGGATGTTCACCTTCACTGAGTGGTGCAATTCGGGTAAACCCATGGAACATTGATGCAACTGCTGAGGCAATGCATGAGGCAATTTCAATGGCTGATTCCGAGAAGCAATTGCGCCATGAGAAGCATTATCGGTATGTTagcacacatgatgtggcatacTGGTCCAGGAGCTTTTTCCAAGATATGGAAAGGACTTGTAAGGACCATTTCAGAAGACGCTGTTGGGGAATCGGTTTGAGCTTTGGTTTCAGGGTTGTGGCACTGGATCCTAATTTCAGAAAGTTGTCTATTGATGCCATTGTATCTGCATATTCAAGGTCCAGAAATAGGGCTATACTCCTGGATTATGATGGCACTGTAATGCCCCAAACTTCCATCAACAAGACCCCAAGTCAAGAGGTTTTATCAATTATAAACATGCTTTGTGGTGATATTAAAAACGTTGTGTTTGTTGTCAGTGGAAGAGGCAGGGAAAGTTTAGGCAAGTGGTTTTCTCCTTGCCAGAAACTTGGAATTGCTGCTGAACATGGTTACTTCATGAG GTGGCCTGCTGAAGAGTCTTGGGAAACATGCGGACAGAGTAACGATTCTGGGTGGATACAGATAGCTGAGCCTGTTATGAAATTGTATACCGAATCCACTGACGGTTCTTATATCGAACACAAGGAAAGTGCCTTGGTTTGGCACCATCGGGATGCAGACCCCGGTTTTGGATCCAGCCAGGCTAAGGAGATGTTAGATCATCTAGAAAGTGTGTTGGCAAATGAACCTGTTGCTGTCAAAAGCGGTCAGTTCATTGTTGAAGTAAAACCACAG GGAGTCAGTAAAGGTGTGGTTGCAGAAAAGATCTTGTCAGCAATGGCGGAGAATGGCAAGCAGGCTGATTTTATTCTGTGTATCGGTGATGACCGATCGGATGAGGACATGTTTGAGATCATTGGGAATGCAATGAATAGTGGTGTCCTCTCTTCTAGTACATCGGTTTTTGCATGCACTGTTGGTCAGAAGCCAAGTAAAGCTAAGTACTATTTGGATGACACATCAGACGTCATAAACATGCTTGATGCTCTTGCAGAGGCTTCAGACTCACCTTCAGAGACTACATTATTCTCCCTAACGGATGAGGCTGGAAGTTGA
- the LOC109006371 gene encoding protein GRAVITROPIC IN THE LIGHT 1, with the protein MDTMKPKSALNSKSKLARTFQKVINLRTATRIASNNGICMLASQPKVKEDFFTDKKSQQFDKNGVDTRDRRKAVLEALVAKLFAGITSIKAAYAELQMAQNPYNNDAIQVADQAVVDELQAISELKRSFLRKELRLSPQVTLMLAEIQEQQGLMKTYEITIKKLEAEVDLKDSDITSLKNQLDDYIAFNKSLEKKLNSSGSLSMFDALRLTKLNVTHFIQFLHHTLRSIRSFVKLMIRDMESAHWDLDAAVKFIEPDAVFTKQSHRLFAFESFVCITMFEGFNFSHFSPSDHPQQQQQEPVPLEKQRNRLFFDKFKKLTNANPRHFLSHNPNSSFAMFTRSKYLQLVHAKMECSLFGNLNQRKLVNSGGVPDSAFFLAFSEMAKRVWLLHCLAFSLDEEVTIFQVRKKGRFSEVYMECVTEEALLFSGEISSGNDVCASGELRVGFTVVPGFKIGETVIQSQVYVSPATATPASG; encoded by the coding sequence ATGGATACCATGAAACCCAAATCAGCCTTAAACAGCAAGAGCAAGTTAGCACGTACTTTCCAAAAGGTTATCAACCTTCGGACCGCAACAAGAATTGCTTCTAACAATGGCATTTGCATGCTGGCGTCTCAACCCAAAGTCAAGGAGGATTTTTTCACCGATAAAAAGTCTCAGCAGTTTGACAAGAATGGCGTCGATACGAGAGACCGGCGGAAAGCAGTGCTGGAAGCTTTGGTGGCGAAGCTTTTTGCGGGGATTACTTCTATCAAAGCTGCTTATGCTGAGCTCCAAATGGCTCAGAATCCTTACAACAATGACGCCATTCAGGTCGCGGACCAGGCCGTCGTGGACGAGCTCCAAGCTATTTCCGAGCTCAAGCGCAGCTTCTTGAGAAAAGAACTCCGTCTTTCACCCCAGGTTACTCTCATGCTCGCGGAAATTCAAGAGCAGCAGGGCTTGATGAAGACCTACGAGATCACCATCAAGAAACTCGAGGCAGAGGTTGACCTCAAAGACTCCGACATCACTTCGCTCAAGAACCAGCTCGACGACTACATTGCATTCAACAAGTCATTAGAAAAGAAGCTAAATTCAAGCGGGTCTCTGTCAATGTTCGATGCTCTTCGGCTTACGAAGCTCAATGTGACTCATTTTATCCAATTTCTCCACCATACCCTAAGATCCATTCGTAGTTTCGTGAAATTAATGATTCGTGACATGGAGTCGGCGCACTGGGATCTTGACGCGGCTGTCAAATTCATCGAGCCCGACGCAGTTTTCACCAAACAAAGCCATCGGCTCTTCGCTTTCGAATCCTTTGTTTGCATAACTATGTTTGAGGGCTTCAATTTCTCTCACTTTTCACCAAGTGATCATCCTCAGCAACAGCAACAAGAGCCAGTACCTCTTGAAAAACAGCGCAATCGCCTCTTCTTCGACAAGTTCAAAAAGCTCACGAACGCTAATCCGAGGCATTTTCTTTCCCACAATCCAAACTCTTCATTTGCAATGTTCACTAGGTCCAAGTACCTCCAGCTCGTACATGCAAAGATGGAATGCTCTCTCTTCGGTAACTTGAATCAGCGAAAGCTCGTGAACTCCGGCGGTGTCCCGGACTCGGCGTTCTTTTTAGCGTTTTCCGAGATGGCGAAGCGCGTGTGGCTTCTGCATTGCCTGGCATTCTCGCTCGACGAAGAGGTAACCATATTTCAGGTAAGAAAGAAGGGTAGGTTCTCCGAGGTATACATGGAATGCGTGACCGAGGAAGCGTTGTTATTCTCCGGTGAAATCAGCAGTGGCAACGACGTCTGTGCCAGTGGCGAGCTTCGCGTGGGTTTTACGGTGGTGCCAGGGTTCAAGATTGGAGAAACCGTGATACAAAGCCAGGTTTATGTGTCTCCGGCCACCGCTACTCCGGCTAGTGGCTAA